From a single Mycolicibacterium mengxianglii genomic region:
- a CDS encoding SDR family NAD(P)-dependent oxidoreductase, which yields MSHFDDAVVLVTGGTSGMGSSHVRAYAARGARVIIGGRNEEAGQALTREIGERAAFLPLDVTDETAWLRAVADAEDLFGPITILISNAGVQNPAALIEDTDLQVWQQILAVNVTGHFLAIKHVAPSLRRAGGGSIVTIGSAMAFGGSAFFAPYVASKWALRGLTKSAALELGRDNIRVNAIHPGVVSTPLINEPTVPGQPSIAESYSPDPFAVPRLAQPEEISNALLYLTSPEAAFSTGSELVIDGGLLLGPALQ from the coding sequence ATGTCGCATTTCGACGACGCCGTCGTCCTGGTCACCGGAGGGACCAGCGGGATGGGGTCCAGCCACGTTCGTGCCTACGCGGCCCGCGGGGCCCGCGTCATCATCGGGGGCCGCAACGAAGAGGCGGGCCAGGCGCTGACCAGGGAGATCGGCGAGCGGGCAGCATTCCTCCCGCTGGACGTCACCGACGAGACTGCCTGGCTGAGGGCGGTCGCCGACGCCGAGGATCTCTTCGGCCCTATCACCATCCTGATCAGCAACGCCGGAGTCCAGAACCCCGCTGCCCTGATCGAGGACACCGATCTGCAGGTGTGGCAACAGATCCTCGCGGTCAACGTCACCGGCCACTTCTTGGCGATCAAGCACGTCGCGCCCTCGCTACGCCGGGCCGGCGGAGGATCGATCGTCACGATCGGGTCGGCGATGGCCTTCGGCGGCAGTGCCTTTTTCGCGCCTTATGTCGCCAGCAAGTGGGCGCTTCGGGGTCTGACGAAGAGCGCCGCCCTGGAACTGGGCCGTGACAACATCCGGGTCAACGCCATCCACCCCGGCGTGGTGTCCACCCCATTGATCAACGAACCGACCGTGCCCGGTCAGCCCAGCATTGCCGAGTCCTACTCACCGGACCCGTTCGCGGTGCCCCGACTCGCCCAGCCCGAAGAGATCAGCAACGCGCTGCTCTACCTCACCTCGCCCGAAGCCGCCTTCTCCACGGGTTCCGAACTCGTCATCGACGGCGGTCTGCTCCTCGGACCCGCACTCCAATAG
- a CDS encoding helix-turn-helix transcriptional regulator has product MTPTDLRTEIREFLGSRRARIAPEQTTLPAYGSNRRVKGLRREEVALLAGISVDYYVRMERGSLAGASPGVLDAVASALQLDEAERRHLFHLARQFRKPSDARRRKADVTVRPALQQVLDAITDAPAWIRNGRFDVLAMNQLARALYSPALADPRRPANTARFVYLNPETARALFVDYDRIACDLAAKLRMEAGRNPHDHELIALVGELSTCSELFRQRWASHDVRVLRSGRKRVHHPIVGRLDLDYESMELAGEHDLHLNVYTAPAGTPTADGLAVLASWAASQETLATELPAPNG; this is encoded by the coding sequence ATGACCCCGACCGATTTGCGCACCGAGATCCGGGAGTTTCTCGGCTCGCGTCGCGCCCGCATCGCACCCGAGCAGACGACCCTGCCCGCCTACGGCAGCAACCGCCGGGTCAAAGGTCTGCGGCGCGAGGAAGTAGCGCTACTAGCAGGGATATCGGTCGATTACTACGTGCGGATGGAGCGCGGCAGCCTCGCGGGCGCCTCCCCCGGCGTGCTCGACGCGGTGGCTTCTGCCTTGCAGCTCGACGAGGCGGAGCGCCGCCACCTGTTTCATCTCGCGCGTCAATTCAGGAAACCCAGCGATGCGCGCCGCCGCAAGGCCGACGTGACGGTGCGCCCGGCGCTACAACAGGTGCTTGACGCCATCACCGACGCACCAGCATGGATCCGCAACGGCCGCTTCGACGTACTGGCCATGAATCAACTTGCCCGCGCGCTGTATTCGCCGGCGCTGGCCGACCCGCGACGGCCCGCGAACACAGCGCGGTTCGTGTATCTAAATCCCGAGACGGCAAGGGCTCTCTTCGTCGATTACGACCGAATCGCCTGTGATCTCGCTGCGAAGCTACGCATGGAAGCCGGCCGCAATCCGCACGACCACGAGCTGATCGCCCTGGTCGGCGAACTGTCGACGTGCAGCGAGCTGTTCCGGCAGCGATGGGCATCTCACGATGTGCGGGTGCTGCGGTCCGGACGCAAGCGTGTTCACCACCCAATCGTCGGCCGGCTCGACCTGGACTACGAGTCCATGGAACTGGCCGGCGAACACGACCTGCACCTCAACGTCTACACCGCACCTGCGGGCACGCCGACCGCTGACGGTCTGGCCGTCCTGGCGTCGTGGGCGGCCAGTCAAGAGACTCTTGCGACCGAGCTTCCAGCGCCCAACGGATAG
- a CDS encoding GNAT family N-acetyltransferase translates to MSSDSSTAVVETVEAEFMYNCVSSAPDSAKSQLGIRTIRIGGGVALSVRDDVTGYWSKALGFGFTEPVSHDLIGRVLSFYREANSPGTVIQIAPSAVPRDWDEICAGYDIRPDSTWLKLTCQIEDFRPSQTQLHVAPVGRADVSEWASVTLRGFGMPEEGLLDMVTASVENPNLRPFAVWDGDEIIAAASLFVHGRVGSLNAAATLPEHRNGGAQSALIAARANAAAGAGCRHLVAESGKPADGASSPSLNNLFRSGFRPLYDRQNWIWRPATDRPS, encoded by the coding sequence ATGTCTTCAGACAGTTCCACCGCTGTCGTCGAAACCGTCGAAGCGGAGTTCATGTACAACTGCGTATCCTCGGCGCCCGACTCGGCCAAGTCGCAGTTGGGGATTCGAACGATACGCATTGGCGGGGGTGTCGCGCTGTCGGTCCGCGATGACGTGACAGGTTACTGGAGCAAGGCGTTGGGGTTCGGATTCACCGAGCCCGTCAGCCACGACTTGATCGGCCGCGTCCTGAGCTTCTACCGCGAGGCGAACAGTCCGGGCACGGTTATCCAGATAGCTCCCTCAGCAGTTCCCCGGGACTGGGATGAGATATGCGCCGGTTACGACATCCGTCCGGACTCGACGTGGCTGAAGCTGACCTGCCAGATCGAGGACTTCCGTCCTAGCCAGACCCAGCTGCATGTGGCACCGGTCGGTCGTGCTGACGTCTCCGAGTGGGCGTCAGTGACGTTGCGAGGCTTCGGAATGCCCGAGGAAGGACTCTTGGACATGGTGACGGCTAGCGTCGAGAATCCGAATCTCCGACCCTTCGCAGTATGGGACGGCGACGAAATCATTGCGGCGGCATCTCTTTTCGTGCACGGCAGGGTTGGATCATTGAACGCCGCCGCGACGTTGCCTGAGCACCGGAACGGAGGCGCGCAGTCGGCACTCATAGCTGCTCGCGCCAACGCGGCGGCTGGTGCGGGTTGCCGCCACCTCGTCGCTGAATCCGGGAAACCAGCAGACGGCGCTTCGAGTCCGTCGTTGAACAACCTGTTTCGCTCTGGTTTTAGACCACTGTACGACCGGCAGAATTGGATCTGGCGTCCCGCAACGGACAGACCAAGTTGA
- a CDS encoding carbon-nitrogen hydrolase family protein, producing the protein MSLKVIAEHREARLGANTITVAAAQLGGPWLKPAARLSLIGEAAQVAVDAGAALVAYPETYLSGYPFWPSRTQGALFDHPDQKSCYAYYLDAAIEVGGPEHREMETLSADLGITMIVGVTERGRGLGRGTVWCTLLTIDPRHGLVGHHRKLVPTYDERLVWGQGDGAGLITHPVGKAVVGSLNCWENWMPQARTAMYAQGETVHVAAWPGSSKLTGDITRFVAAEGRVFGVAASGLITADSIPGDFPLAEELRDASDTVVFDGGSAIAGPDGQWLIPPVIGDEGLIVADLDLDRVFAERLNFDPTGHYTRPDVFRTVVNRTRHESVRFTEDSLEQELRA; encoded by the coding sequence ATGTCACTGAAAGTCATTGCGGAGCACCGGGAAGCACGGCTGGGTGCCAACACGATCACGGTCGCTGCGGCTCAACTCGGCGGGCCCTGGCTCAAACCTGCCGCCCGGTTGTCGCTGATCGGCGAGGCCGCGCAGGTCGCGGTCGACGCCGGCGCGGCGTTGGTCGCCTACCCGGAGACCTACCTGTCTGGATATCCGTTCTGGCCATCGCGCACCCAGGGTGCGCTGTTCGATCATCCGGACCAGAAGAGCTGCTACGCCTACTATCTGGACGCTGCCATCGAAGTCGGCGGCCCGGAACACCGTGAGATGGAGACTCTCTCGGCGGATCTCGGCATCACCATGATCGTCGGGGTAACCGAACGCGGCCGTGGGCTGGGACGTGGCACAGTGTGGTGCACCCTGCTGACCATCGACCCCCGACATGGCCTCGTCGGGCATCACCGAAAGCTGGTGCCCACCTACGACGAACGCTTGGTTTGGGGGCAAGGCGATGGCGCGGGACTGATCACCCACCCCGTGGGGAAGGCCGTTGTCGGCAGCCTGAACTGCTGGGAGAACTGGATGCCCCAGGCACGCACCGCGATGTACGCCCAAGGCGAGACCGTGCACGTTGCAGCGTGGCCAGGGTCGAGCAAGCTGACCGGCGACATCACGCGTTTCGTAGCCGCCGAGGGTCGAGTGTTCGGCGTCGCCGCCTCCGGGTTGATCACCGCCGATTCCATTCCTGGTGATTTCCCGCTCGCCGAGGAACTCCGAGACGCCTCCGACACGGTGGTCTTCGACGGGGGCAGCGCCATTGCCGGCCCGGACGGTCAGTGGCTGATCCCGCCGGTCATCGGCGATGAAGGATTGATCGTCGCCGACCTCGATCTCGATCGGGTGTTCGCCGAACGGCTGAACTTCGATCCCACCGGCCACTACACCCGGCCCGATGTGTTCAGGACCGTGGTGAACCGGACGCGCCATGAATCCGTTCGGTTCACGGAGGATTCGCTGGAACAAGAACTGAGAGCCTAA
- a CDS encoding MarR family winged helix-turn-helix transcriptional regulator: MCGEERLSAQEDRTWSLLVGVMMWLPAELDAYLERVAGLSHAEYQVLRWLSVSEEREVHMTHLAATASVTPSHLSRIVARLEARGWITRSSDPSDARRTLARLTAAGAEIVAGTEPGYAAEVRSHVFGRLTLEQTRQLEDITEVVLTPLRPDCVGVLPPRDVDPAE, from the coding sequence ATGTGTGGTGAGGAGCGACTGTCCGCTCAGGAAGACCGCACGTGGTCGCTACTCGTCGGGGTCATGATGTGGTTGCCTGCCGAGTTGGATGCGTACCTGGAGCGCGTCGCGGGACTCAGCCATGCGGAGTACCAGGTCTTGCGTTGGCTATCGGTCAGTGAAGAACGCGAGGTCCATATGACCCACCTGGCCGCCACCGCCAGCGTCACCCCGTCCCACCTGTCGCGGATCGTAGCCCGCCTCGAGGCGAGGGGGTGGATCACCCGCAGCAGCGATCCCAGCGATGCCCGCAGGACGCTCGCCCGGTTGACCGCCGCGGGTGCAGAAATTGTGGCCGGCACGGAGCCGGGATATGCCGCCGAGGTCCGCAGCCATGTCTTCGGGCGCCTGACCCTTGAACAGACCCGACAACTCGAGGACATCACCGAGGTGGTGCTGACCCCGCTACGCCCGGATTGCGTTGGAGTACTTCCTCCGCGCGATGTCGATCCAGCTGAATGA
- a CDS encoding FadR/GntR family transcriptional regulator, whose product MAGRMRQVDRRPLYEQVAERLREFIDTSGMQPGDKLSNVRDLAIELQVGRSSIREAINALRAQRIVEVRHGDGIYLLQRPEDVIESLATELVETHVDHPYIWETRQALETQCARLAAVHATPDDLRELDAALDQMRAEIEDGLPGLDGDRRFHLGVATAAHNPLLLRLFKGLRVALDRTSETSLTRPGQPERSLEEHRGVVEAIRAQEAADAADLMLAHLVGTTDKLIRR is encoded by the coding sequence ATGGCAGGCCGGATGCGCCAAGTGGACCGGCGACCGCTCTACGAGCAGGTGGCAGAGCGGCTGCGTGAATTCATCGATACCAGTGGAATGCAACCCGGGGACAAGTTGTCCAACGTCCGCGATCTGGCCATTGAGCTCCAGGTCGGGCGCTCGTCGATCCGCGAGGCGATCAACGCGCTGCGTGCCCAGCGCATTGTTGAGGTCAGGCACGGAGACGGTATCTATCTGTTGCAACGCCCGGAAGACGTCATCGAGTCTCTGGCAACCGAACTCGTCGAGACCCACGTCGATCATCCCTACATCTGGGAGACCCGACAGGCATTGGAAACTCAGTGCGCCAGGTTGGCGGCCGTCCACGCCACCCCCGATGATCTGCGCGAACTGGATGCGGCCCTGGATCAGATGAGGGCGGAGATCGAGGACGGTCTACCAGGGCTGGACGGCGATCGGCGTTTTCATCTCGGCGTGGCCACGGCCGCGCACAATCCGCTGCTCTTGCGGCTGTTCAAGGGCCTGCGCGTCGCGCTGGATCGGACGTCGGAAACGTCGTTGACCCGGCCGGGTCAGCCGGAGCGGTCCCTGGAAGAGCATCGCGGCGTCGTGGAAGCGATCCGCGCGCAGGAGGCCGCCGATGCGGCGGACCTGATGCTCGCCCACCTCGTCGGTACCACCGACAAGCTCATTCGGCGCTGA
- a CDS encoding glutamine synthetase family protein, producing MGSSFIAAHGLWTQQQQEAGAKLVAQLDELDLRQVRISWGDQHGILRGKTLEVDAFRSALKEGKDFQTATLIFDTTNNPAVPPFEAHGFGDDRLTGLPDAVLVPDPTTFRVLPWADRTGWVLSEMYYRNGERVPFDTRGVLTAQLAKLEAEGYSFTTGAELEFYITRLVDPKLSFGDSGWPPAAPEVTALSHGYQYLTENRGDEVDNILSILRDQIAALGMPLATVEDEWGPGQVEMSFDPLVGVETADNVLLIRSAIKQICRRHGYHATFMSRPAFPNIVSSGWHLHQSLGVAGRSNIFPGEDGKLLSDTATHYMAGLLEHAKASSVLTTPTVNGYKRYMANSFAPDRIAWAEENRGAMIRISGARGDGSTHLENRVGEPAANPYLYMASQLISGRDGVARKLDPGPSADEAYAADVPLLPATLEEAVRHFETSDLMRRELGDAFVNYLTTVKKKEISRFNAYVTDWEQREYFEVF from the coding sequence ATGGGTTCGTCATTCATTGCCGCCCACGGGTTGTGGACGCAGCAGCAGCAAGAGGCCGGGGCGAAGTTGGTCGCCCAGCTGGACGAGCTGGACCTGCGCCAGGTCCGTATCAGCTGGGGTGACCAGCACGGCATTCTGCGGGGCAAGACCCTGGAGGTCGACGCATTCCGGTCAGCGCTCAAGGAGGGCAAGGACTTTCAGACTGCGACACTGATCTTCGATACGACCAACAATCCCGCGGTACCACCTTTCGAAGCCCATGGGTTCGGCGACGACAGGTTGACCGGTCTGCCCGACGCAGTTCTTGTTCCCGACCCAACAACGTTCCGAGTCCTGCCGTGGGCCGACCGGACCGGCTGGGTGCTTTCCGAGATGTACTACCGCAACGGTGAACGTGTGCCGTTCGACACACGAGGTGTCCTGACGGCACAGCTGGCCAAGCTGGAGGCCGAAGGCTACAGCTTCACCACCGGCGCCGAACTCGAGTTCTACATCACCCGCCTCGTCGACCCCAAACTGAGCTTCGGTGATTCCGGGTGGCCGCCGGCAGCGCCCGAGGTCACGGCGTTGTCGCACGGTTACCAATACCTCACCGAGAACCGCGGCGACGAGGTCGACAACATCCTGTCCATCCTTCGCGATCAAATCGCTGCGCTCGGAATGCCTTTGGCCACCGTGGAGGACGAATGGGGCCCGGGCCAGGTCGAGATGTCCTTCGACCCGCTGGTAGGTGTCGAGACCGCCGACAACGTGTTGCTGATCCGCAGCGCCATCAAGCAGATCTGCCGCCGGCACGGTTACCACGCCACGTTCATGTCGCGTCCGGCATTCCCGAACATCGTTTCCAGCGGATGGCATCTGCACCAGTCCTTGGGCGTCGCCGGCCGGTCCAACATCTTCCCCGGCGAAGACGGCAAGCTGCTGTCCGACACCGCGACGCACTACATGGCCGGTCTCTTGGAGCACGCCAAGGCCAGCTCGGTGCTGACCACCCCCACCGTTAACGGCTACAAGCGTTATATGGCGAATTCCTTTGCCCCCGACCGTATCGCCTGGGCCGAGGAAAACCGCGGTGCGATGATCCGTATCTCGGGAGCCCGCGGTGACGGCTCCACCCACCTCGAGAACAGGGTGGGTGAACCCGCCGCCAACCCGTACCTGTACATGGCCTCCCAGCTGATCAGCGGGCGCGACGGCGTCGCACGGAAACTTGACCCGGGGCCGTCAGCCGACGAGGCCTACGCCGCCGATGTGCCGTTGTTGCCCGCCACCCTCGAAGAGGCCGTCCGCCATTTCGAGACCAGTGACTTGATGCGGCGCGAGCTGGGCGATGCCTTCGTCAATTACCTCACCACGGTGAAGAAGAAGGAGATCTCGCGTTTCAATGCCTACGTGACCGACTGGGAGCAGCGCGAGTACTTCGAGGTGTTCTGA
- a CDS encoding leishmanolysin-related zinc metalloendopeptidase, with amino-acid sequence MANAKAKPEIDTYTAVRGVHLAAPTQSAESAYKIEVRFLAGLTETQKNAFKKAADRWSEVIVGDVPSVLVGGEVIDDLVIEAQGTDIDGPGGILGQAGPTNLRPASAGASAFLPAKGIMSFDTADLAQMEADGTLVDVITHEMGHVIGIGTVWEQKGLLTGKGTNNPRFTGATAKKAFGELKGQGPTAVPVENTGGAGTRDSHWRETVFKNELMSGFIAAPNNPISMLTVAQLGDLGYVVDMDAAEPYKLPNLADLAERGLMIAAPLHVHALPILAPKVLPDGSLV; translated from the coding sequence GTGGCGAACGCAAAGGCCAAACCCGAAATTGACACTTACACAGCCGTCCGGGGGGTGCATCTGGCCGCCCCTACGCAGTCCGCGGAATCGGCGTACAAAATTGAGGTCCGATTCCTCGCCGGCCTCACCGAGACGCAAAAGAACGCGTTCAAGAAGGCCGCCGATCGCTGGTCGGAAGTGATTGTCGGCGACGTTCCAAGCGTGCTGGTGGGCGGTGAGGTGATCGATGATCTGGTCATCGAGGCTCAGGGAACTGACATTGACGGCCCGGGTGGCATACTCGGCCAAGCGGGTCCCACCAATCTGCGCCCGGCCTCGGCCGGGGCGAGCGCTTTCCTACCGGCCAAAGGCATCATGTCGTTCGACACCGCGGATTTGGCGCAAATGGAAGCCGACGGAACCCTGGTGGACGTGATTACTCACGAGATGGGTCATGTCATCGGCATCGGCACTGTGTGGGAGCAGAAAGGGCTGCTGACCGGCAAGGGAACCAATAACCCAAGGTTCACCGGCGCAACTGCCAAGAAAGCGTTTGGAGAGCTCAAAGGGCAAGGACCCACCGCCGTTCCGGTGGAAAACACCGGCGGTGCCGGCACCCGGGACAGTCATTGGCGTGAAACGGTATTCAAGAACGAATTGATGTCGGGCTTCATAGCGGCACCAAATAACCCGATCAGCATGTTAACTGTCGCGCAGCTCGGCGATCTCGGATACGTCGTCGACATGGATGCAGCCGAGCCTTACAAGTTGCCGAATCTGGCCGATCTTGCTGAACGTGGGCTCATGATCGCCGCGCCCCTGCACGTCCACGCGTTGCCCATTCTGGCACCCAAAGTGTTGCCTGACGGCAGTCTGGTCTGA
- a CDS encoding alcohol dehydrogenase catalytic domain-containing protein — protein MLAARFHEYGDPDVLVVEEAAEPHATTNSVRIAVQAVSVNPIDYLLRSGALREVFPLALPAIPGRDAVGVIDELGEGVSNASVGDLVFGLGGVSDTTAEFAVLTAWSSVPSDWSTEHAAAAGLASATAVGVINALGDLTGRTLLIEGASGAVGSAAAAFALAAGARVIGTARPANHQYLLDRGIVATTYGPGLPERVSALAPEGVYAALHAAPSASLQDLVTIVGNTSRVVTVIDREGAARLGVRNVDAVNDSALLERAADLGRRGLYTPRVDHALPLASIRKAHELAESGAGKIVVTLT, from the coding sequence ATGCTGGCTGCGCGCTTTCATGAATATGGGGACCCCGACGTGCTGGTCGTCGAGGAGGCTGCTGAACCCCACGCCACGACGAACTCTGTTCGGATCGCAGTGCAAGCGGTGAGTGTGAACCCCATCGATTACCTGCTGCGTTCCGGCGCCCTGCGCGAGGTGTTTCCTCTCGCGCTTCCTGCGATACCTGGGCGCGACGCGGTCGGAGTAATCGATGAACTCGGAGAGGGCGTGTCGAACGCAAGTGTCGGCGACCTTGTTTTCGGTCTTGGGGGTGTCAGTGATACCACAGCGGAGTTCGCGGTACTGACCGCATGGAGTTCTGTCCCTTCCGATTGGTCCACCGAGCACGCCGCTGCCGCGGGGCTTGCATCGGCGACTGCGGTGGGGGTGATCAACGCGCTCGGGGATCTGACCGGTCGGACGCTACTGATCGAGGGCGCTTCAGGTGCGGTAGGAAGTGCTGCCGCCGCCTTCGCGCTGGCCGCCGGAGCTCGGGTTATCGGCACTGCCCGACCCGCGAACCATCAGTACTTACTCGACCGCGGAATCGTGGCGACCACCTACGGGCCGGGGCTGCCCGAACGCGTCAGCGCGCTGGCGCCCGAGGGCGTCTACGCGGCCTTGCATGCGGCGCCGTCGGCGTCTTTGCAGGACCTCGTGACGATCGTCGGCAACACTTCCCGTGTAGTGACCGTGATAGACAGAGAGGGAGCCGCGCGTCTGGGCGTCCGCAACGTGGACGCTGTAAACGACTCCGCTCTCCTCGAACGGGCAGCCGACCTCGGCCGACGTGGCCTCTACACCCCTCGCGTTGACCACGCGTTGCCCCTCGCGTCCATTCGGAAGGCGCACGAGCTGGCCGAGAGCGGCGCCGGCAAGATCGTGGTCACCCTGACCTGA
- a CDS encoding SDR family oxidoreductase, which yields MSDDRLTTHSGLFDLTGKTALVTGGTRGIGKMIARGLLQAGARVIISSRNADACTVAQHLLSEFGEVRAIPADLSRHDECRRLADLVNVDSGHLDILVNNAGAMWREPLATFPDEAWDTVIDLNLKSPFWLVQALLPALRRAGTADDPARIINIGSIAAIHVAQSPNYSYASSKAALHQLTRVLARELGPQHVTVNAVAPGPFPSQMMATTLDAMGDTIAASAPLRRLGRDDDMAGVAVFLASRAGSYLTGAIIPVDGGIATTASGT from the coding sequence ATGTCTGATGACCGATTGACCACGCATTCAGGACTTTTCGATCTCACGGGGAAGACTGCCCTCGTCACCGGTGGCACCAGGGGGATCGGGAAGATGATAGCCCGCGGACTTCTCCAAGCGGGCGCCCGCGTGATCATCAGCTCACGCAATGCAGACGCTTGCACCGTGGCACAACATCTGCTTTCGGAGTTTGGCGAGGTGCGGGCGATCCCTGCCGACCTGTCCAGACACGACGAGTGTCGGCGTCTCGCCGACCTCGTCAACGTCGACTCCGGCCACCTAGACATCCTCGTCAACAATGCGGGAGCGATGTGGCGTGAGCCGTTGGCGACATTCCCGGACGAGGCCTGGGACACCGTCATCGACCTCAATCTGAAATCACCGTTCTGGCTGGTACAGGCGCTGCTACCCGCGCTTCGCAGGGCGGGCACCGCCGACGACCCCGCGCGGATCATCAACATCGGCAGCATCGCTGCCATCCACGTCGCGCAGTCGCCCAACTACTCGTACGCCAGCAGCAAAGCAGCACTGCATCAGCTCACCAGAGTGCTCGCCAGGGAACTGGGCCCGCAGCACGTGACGGTGAATGCGGTAGCGCCAGGACCATTCCCATCTCAGATGATGGCGACCACACTCGATGCGATGGGCGATACGATCGCGGCGTCGGCCCCCCTGCGCCGGCTCGGCCGTGACGACGACATGGCAGGTGTCGCCGTCTTCCTTGCCAGCAGGGCCGGGTCCTATCTGACGGGCGCCATCATCCCGGTCGACGGTGGCATAGCCACGACTGCGTCGGGCACATGA
- a CDS encoding SDR family oxidoreductase, with translation MSDAATVRRTVAVTGAASGIGAAIARAFATDGWRVALIDRDDAVRELAAELGEDHAPYVMDVSSEASIEQGAKLIEAELGAVDALVNNAGVALLGPAADYPTSDWDATMATNLRGVFLCSRTFGSAMVGRGWGRIVNIASQNAIQGIAGHVAYSAAKAGMIGMTQVLVAEWGPHGVTVNCVSPTLVDTPMSRSTWPDEAKAYVVGKIPTRRLATLDDVASAVLYLSGDAAGMINGHNLVVDGGASVTFS, from the coding sequence ATGAGCGATGCAGCTACCGTCCGTCGAACCGTCGCGGTCACCGGTGCGGCATCCGGGATCGGTGCGGCCATTGCGCGTGCGTTCGCGACGGACGGTTGGCGGGTAGCGCTGATCGACCGCGACGACGCGGTACGCGAGCTGGCGGCCGAACTGGGCGAGGACCATGCCCCATACGTGATGGACGTGTCTTCGGAGGCGTCGATCGAACAGGGCGCCAAGCTGATCGAGGCCGAGTTGGGAGCCGTGGACGCGTTGGTGAACAACGCCGGTGTCGCCTTGCTGGGCCCTGCGGCGGACTACCCGACCAGCGACTGGGATGCCACGATGGCAACGAACCTGCGTGGAGTCTTCCTGTGCAGCAGAACGTTTGGCAGTGCCATGGTGGGTCGTGGGTGGGGCAGGATCGTCAACATCGCCTCCCAGAACGCCATTCAGGGCATTGCCGGGCACGTCGCCTACTCAGCGGCCAAGGCCGGCATGATCGGCATGACTCAGGTGCTGGTCGCCGAGTGGGGCCCGCATGGCGTCACGGTGAACTGCGTGTCCCCGACGTTGGTCGATACGCCGATGTCGCGGTCGACGTGGCCGGACGAGGCCAAAGCTTACGTAGTCGGGAAGATCCCGACCCGGCGTCTGGCGACTCTCGACGACGTCGCGTCGGCGGTGCTCTACCTGTCCGGTGACGCCGCCGGCATGATCAACGGTCACAACCTCGTGGTCGATGGCGGTGCCAGCGTCACCTTCTCATGA